From the Danaus plexippus chromosome 5, MEX_DaPlex, whole genome shotgun sequence genome, one window contains:
- the LOC116769042 gene encoding alpha-2-macroglobulin receptor-associated protein isoform X1, whose product MRLYTIQFFIFTVLISNVFTENKYSRSANEKKSNGVDFRALEKPFRMNKLNLLWTKAKQRLPEPKLKSLYSDLMIQDKEEITYKRVKSEGIDKEGLKEAELRRKLTSIMDAYGLRHHFEDVPAGKQKEHASYNSAMDESIMNKSLFKDKKLNILWAKAEASGFTNEELSALKEEFMHHQEKIDQYYDLLVNIDVEPKDGYKNAVNDDEIEKFNEINFEKDNNEEFNKDYVDKANLVREKHRGLRDGYDRLQRIAARGPTNREFIEPKVQGLWKIATAANFTVDELASLKVELQHYENRLLKLRTLHADHVSNLGKHHSKVAAAGDKMDYFADQQQMIKKHTLKVEKLHQDIESRIMARHTEL is encoded by the exons ATGCGTTTATACACTAtccagttttttatttttacagtactaataagtaatgtttttacCGAAAACAAATATAGCCGGTCCGCCAATGAAAAGAAAAGCAATGGTGTAGACTTTAGAGCCTTAGAAAAACCTTTTAGGATGAATAAGTTAAATCTTCTATGGACGAAAGCTAAACAG cgCTTGCCAGAACCGAAATTGAAATCACTTTATAGTGATTTGATGATCCAAGATAAAGAggaaattacatataaaaggGTAAAAAGTGAGGGTATCGACAAAGAAGGTCTCAAAGAAGCTGAATTAAGACGCAAACTCACTAGCATTATGGATGCCTATGGGCTTAGACATCATTTTGAAGACGTTCCAGCTGGCAAACAAAAAGAACATGCT tccTATAACTCTGCGATGGACGAATCAATAATGAACAAGAGTCTGTTCaaagacaaaaaattaaatatactgtGGGCGAAGGCGGAGGCGTCGGGTTTCACTAACGAAGAGCTGTCCGCCCTCAAGGAGGAGTTCATGCATCACCAGGAGAAAATCGACCAGTACTACGACTTACTCGTCAATATCGATGTCGAACCGAAAGATGGCTATAAGA ACGCGGTGAATGACGACGAGATCGAGAAGTTCAATGAGATCAACTTCGAGAAGGACAATAACGAGGAGTTCAACAAGGACTACGTGGATAAGGCGAACCTGGTGAGAGAGAAACACCGCGGCCTCCGAGACGGATACGACAGGCTGCAGAGGATCGCTGCCCGAG GTCCGACCAACAGAGAGTTCATCGAGCCCAAGGTCCAGGGGCTGTGGAAGATAGCTACGGCTGCTAACTTCACCGTCGACGAGCTGGCGTCGTTGAAG gTGGAGCTGCAGCACTATGAAAATCGTCTGTTGAAGCTGCGAACGCTCCACGCAGATCATGTAAGCAATCTCGGCAAGCATCATAGCAAG GTGGCTGCGGCCGGAGACAAGATGGACTATTTCGCAGACCAGCAACAGATGATAAAGAAACACACGCTCAAGGTGGAGAAGCTGCACCAGGACATCGAGAGCAGGATAATGGCGCGTCACACTGAACTCTAG
- the LOC116769042 gene encoding alpha-2-macroglobulin receptor-associated protein isoform X2, producing MRLYTIQFFIFTVLISNVFTENKYSRSANEKKSNGVDFRALEKPFRMNKLNLLWTKAKQRLPEPKLKSLYSDLMIQDKEEITYKRVKSEGIDKEGLKEAELRRKLTSIMDAYGLRHHFEDVPAGKQKEHASYNSAMDESIMNKSLFKDKKLNILWAKAEASGFTNEELSALKEEFMHHQEKIDQYYDLLVNIDVEPKDGYKNAVNDDEIEKFNEINFEKDNNEEFNKDYVDKANLVREKHRGLRDGYDRLQRIAARGPTNREFIEPKVQGLWKIATAANFTVDELASLKVELQHYENRLLKLRTLHADHVAAAGDKMDYFADQQQMIKKHTLKVEKLHQDIESRIMARHTEL from the exons ATGCGTTTATACACTAtccagttttttatttttacagtactaataagtaatgtttttacCGAAAACAAATATAGCCGGTCCGCCAATGAAAAGAAAAGCAATGGTGTAGACTTTAGAGCCTTAGAAAAACCTTTTAGGATGAATAAGTTAAATCTTCTATGGACGAAAGCTAAACAG cgCTTGCCAGAACCGAAATTGAAATCACTTTATAGTGATTTGATGATCCAAGATAAAGAggaaattacatataaaaggGTAAAAAGTGAGGGTATCGACAAAGAAGGTCTCAAAGAAGCTGAATTAAGACGCAAACTCACTAGCATTATGGATGCCTATGGGCTTAGACATCATTTTGAAGACGTTCCAGCTGGCAAACAAAAAGAACATGCT tccTATAACTCTGCGATGGACGAATCAATAATGAACAAGAGTCTGTTCaaagacaaaaaattaaatatactgtGGGCGAAGGCGGAGGCGTCGGGTTTCACTAACGAAGAGCTGTCCGCCCTCAAGGAGGAGTTCATGCATCACCAGGAGAAAATCGACCAGTACTACGACTTACTCGTCAATATCGATGTCGAACCGAAAGATGGCTATAAGA ACGCGGTGAATGACGACGAGATCGAGAAGTTCAATGAGATCAACTTCGAGAAGGACAATAACGAGGAGTTCAACAAGGACTACGTGGATAAGGCGAACCTGGTGAGAGAGAAACACCGCGGCCTCCGAGACGGATACGACAGGCTGCAGAGGATCGCTGCCCGAG GTCCGACCAACAGAGAGTTCATCGAGCCCAAGGTCCAGGGGCTGTGGAAGATAGCTACGGCTGCTAACTTCACCGTCGACGAGCTGGCGTCGTTGAAG gTGGAGCTGCAGCACTATGAAAATCGTCTGTTGAAGCTGCGAACGCTCCACGCAGATCAT GTGGCTGCGGCCGGAGACAAGATGGACTATTTCGCAGACCAGCAACAGATGATAAAGAAACACACGCTCAAGGTGGAGAAGCTGCACCAGGACATCGAGAGCAGGATAATGGCGCGTCACACTGAACTCTAG